Part of the Paenibacillus sp. FSL R7-0273 genome is shown below.
TAAGCGGAACATTCTTGCCCCGCGCTAAACTCCGAATGCTCGGACATGCATTTGGACTAGTATCATCATATGTATCCGGAACGGATTTATGACCCGCAGCTGCGCATTTTATGCAGGAATTTCACACGCGTCAGCAATTGCGCAGAGAAAGGGCGTCACGATGCCCGGAAACCTTCTCATCCAGCATATGAACGGGATTCAGGAGATAGAACTTACCGGATTGCCTTATAGATTCGGAAAATAAAAAAGCCTCCCTGGTTAAGGAGGCCTTGGGCGCAGTTATGGATGATCCTCAGGCTGCGGAACAGGTTCGCCGCTGAGCCACAGATAAGGCAGGGATTTGACAGGCACATAATAGGAGACGTCCTCAAGCATTGTCCGTAAATCCGCGTCTGCTCCGGGGGTGGAGCCGCTATTCCGCACAGCAGTCATAATATCAGACGCATAATCTACAAATACATTGCCGCTATCGTCCATCATGAACTCAAGCGGCTGACCGGAATAGACACTGCTGAGTGTGATAGCAGAGATCCCCGCCGCCTTGTCTTCAACAGCATATAGCCCGGGGTACAGCTCTTCTCCTGCCGGGAGGCGGCCCCCGTGAGCAGACTTATAGCGGTTCACCTGCCGCTGGACATCATTTACCAGCTGCACTGTGACCAGATCCATCAGCTTCACTACAGGCAATGTTTCTTCATCCAGCAGAAGGAAATAGAAATTCCCACCCTGCTCAAATGAAGCGGACGGAATTTCATCCAGATACCCCTGACGATTGAGCTTCTCCAGGTCAATCACAAACTTCTCATAACGCGGAGTATCCGCTGTACTGTTCAGAATGGGCAATAACCCTTCCTGCTGCCGGTAATCATCAACAGCAGCCTGTACCCGTCTGACGCTCTCTCTGCTGCCGTTTCCCGGCTGCTGCTGTTCCTTTGGATACATACAGCCTGCCATGACACATAGCAGCAATACTGCCGCCGTCAGCCGCAGACTGGCCGATGAGACATTCCCCTTCCGTCTGTTGTTACCGACTGCCTTCACCTCCCGTTTAATCAACAGTTGCTGTACTATCAATTCTGTTAATCCGCCGGCACTGCCCTTTCTACCACAGCTCGTCCATTCCGCCGCGCCGTGCAGCTTCGAGCCTGCGCCTTACGGCAGCCTTGAGCGGATCTTCCGGTACAGTGACACTCAGATCAGCCCATACCGCGGTCTGGCAAGCCAGACGTATGCCCTGCTCCAGCAGGCTGCCGAGCTTGCGGCGCTCAATGTCCTCAGGCGGGCGGACAGCTCCGGCCTCCTCTGCTCCGACGGTCACTTTGCACATCATGCAGGCGGCTTTACCGCCGCAGCGGGTCGGCAGGACTACGCCGGCTTTGCGGGCAGCCTCCAGTATGGTTGTGCCTTGCTTAACTGCAGCCTGGCGGCCGCCCGGCTGAAAAGTAACGGTAATTCCTTTTTGCGGTTTCATCGTGCAGTTTCCTTCCTGAATTCTGTTTCCAGCGGCTGCCGCAGCAGTCCGTACAGCTCCGCCCGGCAGGAGGGGGCAAGCTCGTTCCGGTCTGCCAGCTCGTTCAGCAGGGGAACATGCAGCTGAAGGCTGCTGTGCATCCTGCCGGCGATAGCACGGCACCGCTCCATTCTTCCTCGCAGCATATTAAACAGCAGCTCGTGTGCTAGCGGCATAAGCCGGATCAGGCATAGACTGTCAATCCGGCTGACTGGGGCATGGTTGAGCAGCATATGTATATCCGCTGCATAACCGAAGGGCGGAATCCCCATCCGGAAGCCGCATACCAGCTCAACCTTCATCCCGTCCACCACATACCGGCTGCGCCTTGAGTAGCAATTGCCGCTGTAATCCTCTTCCGGCCCCTCATCTGCCGAATAGCAGCTAAGCGCCTGATGCAGCAGCCCTGCATCCTCCAGATCAGCGTATAGATCTATATCAGACGGCGGTTTATCCAGCGGCACATTATGCAGCAGCAGAGCACAGCTCCCTCCCAGCAGCCAGACCGGCGGCTTCTCCAGCCCGCCCACATCCAGTGCTTCCGCAATCCTCCTGAGTGCTGACTCGTATAAGTAAGACATCCCTGCCCCCGTCATCTGAGCACGCCCCATTCCTGAGTAATCGGTAACCGATTGTTCCAGAAACACATCTGACTGAGCCCGGTTGTAAATGCTTACATTATTGAAGCCGCTCCGCTGAGCAGACCGACCAGCATTACGACAAACGCGATGACGGATAACACGGCTCTGAGCAGCCCCTTAGTTCTGCTGCGCGCAAACGTGATCAGAAATACGGATACTCCCATAATCAGTATCGCAATTAGTGATAACCACATCTTCGTCATCGGATCCATAGCCGCCCGAGCCTCCTGCCGCTTGTATTGAATTGCAAATATTATAGCATGAACATCAGGTCCCGAAACCTATAAAGTGCTGTCTGCAGCAAAAAAAAAGCAAAAAAGCCGGAATCTGCAAGACTCCGGCTTCTGCTCTTTGAATGCATCAAAGAGATGGCACTATTTTTTCATAAGCATTTTCATTAAAGACTCCATTGTGCCGGAACCTGTGCCGCCTTTTTTGACCGTATTCACGATTTCCTGCACGGTAGCCTCAGTAACCGGCACTTTGGCCATTGCGGATACCTGCTTGATCAGCTGGCGGAGCTGGGCCTCATTCTGTGTGGTTCCCGGCTTCACCGTGCTTGCGAGCTTCTTAACAGCACCCGGTGTGATATTCTTGCCCGTTTTTTTGTTGATAGCATTCAGGGCATCCTTGGAAAAATCTCTGTTCACTCTTCTTCCCTCCTCCGTCAATCCCCACTACAACATATGAGAATATCCGGCAAAAGGTGAACAATCTCAGGAATGCCACTGCTCCCAGGTTTCCTGCGAAATAGCTTCCATCTCCGTTTTGCGGTCACGGCCCATCAAGGCTTCCACCGCATTGCGCGGTGTTCTGCCCTTAAACAGCACATGGTAAATCTGATCCGTTATCGGCATCTGTACGCCCAATTTCACCGAAATGGCATAGGCCGCCTCTGTCGTCCGGATTCCTTCAACAACCATGCCCATCGATTCCAGCACCTCAGCAAGCGGCTTGCCCTGTCCCAGCATCGAGCCTGCACGCCAGTTACGGCTATGACGGCTGGTTGCGGTTACCACAAGGTCACCGAGTCCGGCAAGCCCGGAGAAGGTCAGCGGATTCGCTCCTAGCTCGACTCCGACACGGGAAATCTCGGCAAGCCCGCGGGTGAGAAGTGCTGCCTTGGCATTATCACCGAAGCCCAGACCATCGGAAAGGCCTGCACCAAGAGCGATGATATTCTTGAGCGCTCCTGCCAGCTCAACACCGAGCTGATCGCGGTTGGTATACACGCGGAAATCGTTATTGATGAACAGTCCCTGTGCAGTGACCGCACGTGCTTCATCTGCAGAAGCAACAACCACGGTTGTCGGACAGAGGCGGACGACCTCCTCAGCATGGCTCGGCCCGGAGAGGACAACGATCTCTCCCTCCTTGCAACCCAGCTCCTCGGAAATAACCGTAGACATCCGTTTCATGGTTTCCGTCTCGAAGCCTTTGGTGGCATGAATGCAGAGCATATCATCCTTCCAGTAAGGCTTCAGGCTGCGCGCTACCTGGCGCATACCGGAGGAAGGCGAAACAATGACTACCGCCTTGGAGCCGGCGGCTGCCTGTTCCATATCCGTTGTGGCAATGATATTCTCAGGCAGGCGGATGCCCGGCAAAAAGTGTTCATTCGTGTGGTGTTCATTGATCTCGGCAGCTTGTTCGGGCCTGCGTGTCCAAAGATAAACTTCCTTGTGATTAGCCGCCAGCACAGATGCCAGTGCAGTTCCCCAGCTGCCTGCAACCAGCACAGTTACTTTATCAGACAACACGATTCCCCTCCTTGGCTTTGGAGCCGATTTTGTTCTCTTTTCCCTGTGAGAGCTTGACGATATTGCTGCGGTGCCGCCAGAAGGCAAAGACTGCGATGATTAGACTGCCCCACAGCTCGGGGGTTGTATAATCGGCAAACAGCAGAAATACCGGAGTCAGCGCTACAAAAATCAGGGAACCAAGCGATACATAACGGGTAATGACAATAGCCAGAATAGCCAGGACGCCTGCAGCCAGCGCAGGCCAGAAGAACAGTGTCGCCATGACGCCGATTGCCGTAGCAACCCCCTTGCCCCCGCGGAAGTGGAAATATACCGGCCAGTTATGTCCGATAATGGCTGCAATCCCGCAGCCGACCGCAATCCAGCTTCCCCAGCCGCCGGCCCATGTTCCAAGCCAGACCGCACCAATTCCCTTCATTACGTCCAGAACAAGTACGAGTATAGCCGGTCCTTTTCCCAGCACCCTCAGTGTATTGGTTGCACCTGCATTGCCGCTTCCGTACTGGCGGATATCAATCCCCTTAAGCAGCCGGGCAAGCAGAACACTGAAGCTGACAGAGCCAAGCAAATAGCTTACAACGATAACCAGAAGTTCAAACGCCACTACACTTCTCCCCTAACTTTCGTTATCAGATTTACGCCGTGTAAAGAGACGGATCGGTGTGCCTTCGAAATTGAATGCCGCGCGGATTTTGTTCTCCAGATAACGTTCATAGGAGAAGTGCATCAGCGACGGATCATTTACAAACACCACAATCGTCGGCGGCTTCACGGCAACCTGGGTTACGTAGTTGATGCGCAGGCGGCGTCCTTTATCTGTTGGCGGCGGGTTAATCGCAACGGCATCAGATACCACATCGTTAACCAGATGGGTGGTAATCCGCAGAGCGTGCTGCTGTGCAACATGCTGCACGACCGGCAGCAGCTTCTGCAGGCGCTGCTTCGTTAATGCAGACAGGAACACAACCGGAGCATAGCTCATGAACAGGAAGTGATCACGGATTGTATTTTCAAAGTGCTGCATGGTCTTGTCGTCCTTTTCCACGACATCCCACTTGTTCACGACAAAGATAGAAGCCTTGCCCGCATCATGCGCATAACCGGCAATGTGCTTATCCTGATCGATGATGCCTTCCTGGCCGTTGATGACAACCAGTACCACATCCGCCCGTTCTATAGCGCGCATGGCGCGCATCACGCTGTATTTCTCTGTGCTTTCATAGACCTTTCCGCGCTTGCGCATACCCGCAGTATCGATCAGGACATATTTCTGGCCATCCCGTTCAAACGGCGTATCAATTGCATCGCGTGTAGTTCCGGCTACATCACTGACAATAACGCGCTCTTCGCCAAGAATGGCGTTGACCAGCGAGGACTTGCCTACGTTAGGCCGTCCGATCAGCGCAACGCGGATTACATCATCATCGTATTCTTCATCAGTCTTATCCGGCAGCTTCTCAACAACCGCATCCAGCAGATCGCCGACACCTGTACCATGGCTGCCGGAAATACCAATCGGATCGCCGATGCCGAGCCCGTAGAATTCATAGATATCATCTGCACGCTTCATATTGTCCACTTTATTAATGGCCAGAACAATCGGCTTGCCTGACCGGAACAGAATCTGTGCTACCTCTTCATCGGCATTTGTCAGTCCGCTCTTGGCCTCACACATAAAGATGATTACATCCGCTTCCTCAATAGCCAGCTCGGCCTGGACGCGGATGGACTTCAGGATGAAATCCTCACCGTCTACCTCAATCCCCCCGGTATCAATAACACTGAAGGATTTGCCGTTCCAATCGGAAATTCCATAAATCCGGTCACGGGTAATACCCGGTTTATCTTCTACAATGGCCAGCTTATCACCAATCAGCCTGTTAAATATCGTCGATTTGCCGACGTTAGGCCTGCCTACAATGGCCACAACGGGTCTTGCCATATTCATTCCTCCTGTCTTACTTACGTCTCTCATCATAGCAAAAAACAATTCAATTGGCTAACTCCATACAAACACAATCGGCGAACCCCCAAGTGAGGGCTCGCCGATTACTTTACCCGGTATAACACCACATATAAGAGCAGATAAGTTGCCTTATGCAGCATTCTTATATTGCAGTGTGAAGCTTAATGTAAGGGATTAGTTGTTGCCCTTGAATTTATCCAGCTTGTCACCGAAACGCTCAGCCAGTGTGAAGCTGAGGCCTTCGTTGCTAAGGGATACGTTAGGATTGTTCAGAACTTCTTTAGGAGCTCTGTCCTGTCTCTCTCTGCGTTCAGGTTTAGCCGTAGGAGCCGGAGCTTCTTCGGTTTCCTTGATGCTGAGGCTAACGCGCTTCTCGGATGGATTGAAGTCCAGAACCTTAACCTGTACCTCTTGTCCTTCCTTAAGCACTTCGTGCGGAGTGCCGATGTGCTTGTGGGAAATCTGGGAGATGTGCACAAGGCCTTCAACGCCTGGCAGCAGCTCAACAAATGCACCGAAGTTTACAAGGCGTTTAACTTCGCCTGTTACTACATCGCCGATGTTGATCTTGCCGGCAGCAGAATCCCAAGGACCTGGAGCAGCAGCTTTGATGCTGAGGCTGATTTTGCCCTTTTCAGGATCTACTTTAAGTACTTTAACCGTTACCTTGTCGCCTTCGGATACAACGTCGGATGGTTTCTCAACGTGGTTCCAGGCGATCTCGGATACGTGAACCAGACCGTCAACGCCGCCTACATCAACAAATGCGCCGAACTGGGTCAGACGTTGTACTGTACCTTCGATAACCTGTCCTTCAGTCAGCTCGGACATGATTTTCTGCTTGTTAGCTTCGAATTCTTCTTCCAGCACTTCTTTGGCGGAAAGAATAACCTTGCTGTTCTCGCGGTCCAGTTCTTTTACTTTAACGCGGAGTGTGCGGCCTTTGTAGTCGCTGAAATCTTCTACGAAGTGACGCTCAACCATGGAAGCCGGAATAAATCCGCGCGCGCCGACATCAGCTACAAGACCGCCTTTAACAACATCAGCGACTGTAACTTCGATCACTTCCTGGGAAGCAAAATACTTCTCCAGATCTTCCCATGATTTTTCGCTGTCAATGGCACGTTTGGAGAGCACAAGGCTTTCCTTGTTGTCGTTGACGCTTACTACTTTGCATTCCACTTCTTGTCCTACTTCAACTGCTGCTGCAGCGTTGTCAAGCTGTACGGAAGAAAGTTCGCGAATCGGAATCACACCGTCGTATTTATATCCAATGCTTACATAAGCTTGGTTATCTTCGATTTTGACGATTGTTCCTTTCACGGTATCGCCTTTTTTCACAGAAATGATTTCCAAACCTTCTTGGCTAGTCACTTCTTCTTCGTTGCTAGCAGCAGGTGCAGCGGTTTCCACAGCTTCTGTTGCTTCCACAGCTTCGTTGTTCTCAACATTAGCTGCAGCTTCCTGATTTTTAATTTCTTCAGACATGTGATTACCCTCCTCGATTCAAAACCCCATTTATTTAAACCCGCGTATAGCAGGGTTCAAAACAATCAATACATGTATACCATTTCAGTATTACGTTAGTATGTTCCAAAAATTAGCGGTTATGCCGTTAATCCACAGCAGCATCAGAAAGCTTAACCGGATTGCTATTATCTGGCGCTGGGCCTGCCGGTCTGAATCATCTCATGAATCCGTCCCATGATAACATCGGTAACCTCTTCTAGAGACTCGCTGCCCGCCCCGTCAAAGGCGCTCAGGTCAATAGGCTGCCCGTAGATGACAGTCATCCGCCGGAAAGGCTTGTAGGACCCGACGATAGCGGCCGGAACAACTGCTGCCCCGCTGCGGAGTGCAAAGCTTGCTGCACCCTTCTTCGCCACACCGGTATCAGAGTTGCGTGTTCCTTCCGGGAAGATGCCCATAACATGTCCGCCGCGAAGCGTATTAAGGGCCGTTTTAATGGATTCTTTGCTTACGCCGCCACGTTTGACCGGAAAAGCGCCCAGCTTGCCGATAAGCCAGCCCAACACCGGGACTGCAAACAGCTCAGCTTTAGCCATATACTTAACCTGACGTTCCAGCTTAATCCCGATCGTCATCGGATCGAGCAGGCTGATGTGGTTCGCGCAGAGCAGCACTCCGCCCTCCTTTGGCACATTTTCTCTCCCTACAATCTTAAGCGGGAATAAGATGGCATAAATCAAGCGAAGCAATCCACGGCAAAATACATAAATCATGAATGATTTCTCTCCCCGTCAACGTGAGATCTGCAGTGGGAGACAATGGCTTCCACGGCTTGATTGATATCCATAAAGGTCGTGTCCAGAAGAATGGCATCCTCTGCACGGCGCAGCGGCGAAATTTCCCGCCCTTCATCCAGACGGTCGCGTGCTGCAATATCGTGTTCAAGCTGTTCTAAAGTCACTGTTTCCGTATCCTTCAGCTCCTTGTAACGACGGAGAGCACGTTCCTCCACGCTTGCCGTCATGAAAATCTTCACTTCGGCATCCGGCAGCACGGTCGTACCAATGTCACGCCCGTCCATGACCACTCCCTTGCGGAGCGCCATCTGACGCTGCAGATGACTGAGTCTGTCGCGTACCCCTTCAAGCTTCGAGTATTGCGATACCTGGCCGCTGACCTGAAGACTCCGGATATGCGGGGTTACATCTTCCCCGCCCAGCAGCACCTTCTGCACATCTTCCTCCAGAATGAGCTCAATTACCATGTCCCGGACAATCCGGTTCACTTGAGTTTCATCCTCGGGTGGTATGCCTTCACGGAGCATATACCACGTAATAGCACGGTACATGGCACCGGTATCAACATAAATGTAAGAAAGCTTACGTGCTACCAATCGGGCAACAGTGCTCTTGCCTGCCCCAGCAGGTCCGTCGATGGCGACGTTAATTCTGTCGTAAGTATGTGTCCCCTGCCTGTCCAACGGGGCATTCCTCCTCAAACACTCATTCAGCCGAAATTCCGGCCGCTGCAGACCCCCAAGGAATCTGCTGATATTATCAAGAAAAAAGCAGGCATTGCCTGCGACTTATAAAATTATACCACAGTTTGGAACACAGTGCAAAACCGCATAAAGGGCTAACCGTGCAAAAAAACACAAAAAATCATCAGCGGTTACGGAAATCGAACTGGCGCTCGAAGCAATAACGGATAATCTTTTGCCGCTCCGCATCGGAAATTTCCGAATATTTCAGCATAACCAGATTGCGGCCGTTATCCAGCTCCTTCATCCGCACAATCTCCCCTTCGAAGTTCGCATGCTCGATGCTGCCGTTGCGGTATGGAAGGAGTATCCAGCAGCTCAGCTTGTCAGCCAGCGCGAATTTGACCTTACCGTCACTCAGGAAAGAGGTCCCCCCGCCTCCGACATCGTCAGTACGGACAAGTATGCGGCTGCCGAGCGAGTCCTTTACCGCCAGCTCAAGCTCTGCGTTTACACGCAGGAAGCTGCGGCGCTGGATTTTGAAGATATGCTCCTCTTCAGGCTTACGGATCCGGATCATCCGGATCACATCCTCCTTAAACCCGATGACATGAGTATTGAAATAATTTTTGATACCGCCCTCGGTCAGAAAATATACGGAGAGCTCATCTCCCATAAACAGCTTTTTCAGGCGTGCCTTGCCGATCTGCATCGGAATTTCAATCAGGAGGGCATCGTCCTCAATGTCAGCGATTCTGGATCTGTATTCATTCTCTGCTTCAGCCGCATCGCTGGAAGCTACCTGTATGTAAAGATGCTCATTAATTTTGGGATACAATCCGGTCACCGCCACAAGTTAGTAATTAATCATATTACCGATTATAGCACGGCCTTTTGACACCGGGTTAGTAAAACTTGCTGTACAGCCGGTCAAAATTTCAGACAGCAGAAGGAGGAGCACTCCCGCCGGAAGCACTCCTCCTCTAGCCTGCATATCTTATTGCTTGTCCTGTGCCCCCGAAGAGGTGCGCACCTCTTCGACAGCTTCCTCGTTTCCGTCAGCCGCATTCAGGTAGATCCGGTATTGGGAGCCGTTGATTTTTCCGCCGAATTCATAGGTCAGAAGCTCCACCGCATCCTCATTCTCGATCCAGGCCAGCCGGTGGTACAGCTCCCTGAATTCAGGATTCAGATGCTCTCTTACCTTCTCAACTGATAAGCCCGGCTCCGGAATCTCCCGCTTCTCCTGATGCTCCTTGGCATAATCACTGGCCTGGAAGCCTGTAGGCAATCCGGTATCCAGCCCGACGCGGACCGTTATTTTCTCCGGATAGATCAGCACTCCGTCCTGGCTGCTTACAAAGGTGAGATTACCCAGATTGTCATACCGGTCCGCATTGACAGCCGTCATGTCCGGGTACCCTTTTTTCGCGAGGAATTCACCGGATTTCTCCACCGCCTGCTCCATTGATACTTTGGCCTCCCCAACCTCGCGGTTGTCGTTATAGCCGATCAGCAGCCCGCCTTCTCTGGTGAAATTCATGGTAACCGGCTGCTTATGATCCGGACTCGTCACCGTAGCGGTATATGAGGCCCACTCGGTATCCTTCCCGTTTTCGCGGATGTCCACCTGTGCATTTCCGCCAGCGCCGGCAAGCTTCACTGCCTTGGCTCTGATATCTTCCGCAGTAACCGGCTTACCGCCGAGCTTTTTCACAGAACGTTTATCGTAAATACTCGCTACAGACGGGCCCCAGTCCAGCTCCGGGTAGGCCGCAACCCGCTTATCCACAGTCTTGAACCCGTCGATAATCGTGTTGTCTTCAGCCTTTTCCTCGGTCGCAAGCGCTGTTTCCACAT
Proteins encoded:
- the plsY gene encoding glycerol-3-phosphate 1-O-acyltransferase PlsY, which codes for MAFELLVIVVSYLLGSVSFSVLLARLLKGIDIRQYGSGNAGATNTLRVLGKGPAILVLVLDVMKGIGAVWLGTWAGGWGSWIAVGCGIAAIIGHNWPVYFHFRGGKGVATAIGVMATLFFWPALAAGVLAILAIVITRYVSLGSLIFVALTPVFLLFADYTTPELWGSLIIAVFAFWRHRSNIVKLSQGKENKIGSKAKEGNRVV
- a CDS encoding flagellar brake protein encodes the protein MYPKINEHLYIQVASSDAAEAENEYRSRIADIEDDALLIEIPMQIGKARLKKLFMGDELSVYFLTEGGIKNYFNTHVIGFKEDVIRMIRIRKPEEEHIFKIQRRSFLRVNAELELAVKDSLGSRILVRTDDVGGGGTSFLSDGKVKFALADKLSCWILLPYRNGSIEHANFEGEIVRMKELDNGRNLVMLKYSEISDAERQKIIRYCFERQFDFRNR
- a CDS encoding stage VI sporulation protein F, encoding MNRDFSKDALNAINKKTGKNITPGAVKKLASTVKPGTTQNEAQLRQLIKQVSAMAKVPVTEATVQEIVNTVKKGGTGSGTMESLMKMLMKK
- a CDS encoding DUF2768 family protein — its product is MDPMTKMWLSLIAILIMGVSVFLITFARSRTKGLLRAVLSVIAFVVMLVGLLSGAASIM
- the cmk gene encoding (d)CMP kinase; the encoded protein is MDRQGTHTYDRINVAIDGPAGAGKSTVARLVARKLSYIYVDTGAMYRAITWYMLREGIPPEDETQVNRIVRDMVIELILEEDVQKVLLGGEDVTPHIRSLQVSGQVSQYSKLEGVRDRLSHLQRQMALRKGVVMDGRDIGTTVLPDAEVKIFMTASVEERALRRYKELKDTETVTLEQLEHDIAARDRLDEGREISPLRRAEDAILLDTTFMDINQAVEAIVSHCRSHVDGERNHS
- a CDS encoding DUF3939 domain-containing protein; this translates as MIVQQLLIKREVKAVGNNRRKGNVSSASLRLTAAVLLLCVMAGCMYPKEQQQPGNGSRESVRRVQAAVDDYRQQEGLLPILNSTADTPRYEKFVIDLEKLNRQGYLDEIPSASFEQGGNFYFLLLDEETLPVVKLMDLVTVQLVNDVQRQVNRYKSAHGGRLPAGEELYPGLYAVEDKAAGISAITLSSVYSGQPLEFMMDDSGNVFVDYASDIMTAVRNSGSTPGADADLRTMLEDVSYYVPVKSLPYLWLSGEPVPQPEDHP
- the der gene encoding ribosome biogenesis GTPase Der, which codes for MARPVVAIVGRPNVGKSTIFNRLIGDKLAIVEDKPGITRDRIYGISDWNGKSFSVIDTGGIEVDGEDFILKSIRVQAELAIEEADVIIFMCEAKSGLTNADEEVAQILFRSGKPIVLAINKVDNMKRADDIYEFYGLGIGDPIGISGSHGTGVGDLLDAVVEKLPDKTDEEYDDDVIRVALIGRPNVGKSSLVNAILGEERVIVSDVAGTTRDAIDTPFERDGQKYVLIDTAGMRKRGKVYESTEKYSVMRAMRAIERADVVLVVINGQEGIIDQDKHIAGYAHDAGKASIFVVNKWDVVEKDDKTMQHFENTIRDHFLFMSYAPVVFLSALTKQRLQKLLPVVQHVAQQHALRITTHLVNDVVSDAVAINPPPTDKGRRLRINYVTQVAVKPPTIVVFVNDPSLMHFSYERYLENKIRAAFNFEGTPIRLFTRRKSDNES
- a CDS encoding NAD(P)H-dependent glycerol-3-phosphate dehydrogenase; the protein is MSDKVTVLVAGSWGTALASVLAANHKEVYLWTRRPEQAAEINEHHTNEHFLPGIRLPENIIATTDMEQAAAGSKAVVIVSPSSGMRQVARSLKPYWKDDMLCIHATKGFETETMKRMSTVISEELGCKEGEIVVLSGPSHAEEVVRLCPTTVVVASADEARAVTAQGLFINNDFRVYTNRDQLGVELAGALKNIIALGAGLSDGLGFGDNAKAALLTRGLAEISRVGVELGANPLTFSGLAGLGDLVVTATSRHSRNWRAGSMLGQGKPLAEVLESMGMVVEGIRTTEAAYAISVKLGVQMPITDQIYHVLFKGRTPRNAVEALMGRDRKTEMEAISQETWEQWHS
- a CDS encoding 2Fe-2S iron-sulfur cluster-binding protein, whose product is MKPQKGITVTFQPGGRQAAVKQGTTILEAARKAGVVLPTRCGGKAACMMCKVTVGAEEAGAVRPPEDIERRKLGSLLEQGIRLACQTAVWADLSVTVPEDPLKAAVRRRLEAARRGGMDELW
- a CDS encoding lysophospholipid acyltransferase family protein, whose protein sequence is MIYVFCRGLLRLIYAILFPLKIVGRENVPKEGGVLLCANHISLLDPMTIGIKLERQVKYMAKAELFAVPVLGWLIGKLGAFPVKRGGVSKESIKTALNTLRGGHVMGIFPEGTRNSDTGVAKKGAASFALRSGAAVVPAAIVGSYKPFRRMTVIYGQPIDLSAFDGAGSESLEEVTDVIMGRIHEMIQTGRPSAR
- the ypeB gene encoding germination protein YpeB, which gives rise to MYKRLSAIMFPLTTLLLVGALVWGYQENQEKNSILIKAENQYQRAFHDLSYHVERLHGELGNTLAVNSASNGMHRKGLVNVWRLTSEAQNEINQLPLTLLPFSETEEFLSKISNFSYKAAVRDFTKKPLTEGEMANLMALYKNSGEISKDLQEVQEKVIGNKLRWMDVETALATEEKAEDNTIIDGFKTVDKRVAAYPELDWGPSVASIYDKRSVKKLGGKPVTAEDIRAKAVKLAGAGGNAQVDIRENGKDTEWASYTATVTSPDHKQPVTMNFTREGGLLIGYNDNREVGEAKVSMEQAVEKSGEFLAKKGYPDMTAVNADRYDNLGNLTFVSSQDGVLIYPEKITVRVGLDTGLPTGFQASDYAKEHQEKREIPEPGLSVEKVREHLNPEFRELYHRLAWIENEDAVELLTYEFGGKINGSQYRIYLNAADGNEEAVEEVRTSSGAQDKQ
- the rpsA gene encoding 30S ribosomal protein S1; this translates as MSEEIKNQEAAANVENNEAVEATEAVETAAPAASNEEEVTSQEGLEIISVKKGDTVKGTIVKIEDNQAYVSIGYKYDGVIPIRELSSVQLDNAAAAVEVGQEVECKVVSVNDNKESLVLSKRAIDSEKSWEDLEKYFASQEVIEVTVADVVKGGLVADVGARGFIPASMVERHFVEDFSDYKGRTLRVKVKELDRENSKVILSAKEVLEEEFEANKQKIMSELTEGQVIEGTVQRLTQFGAFVDVGGVDGLVHVSEIAWNHVEKPSDVVSEGDKVTVKVLKVDPEKGKISLSIKAAAPGPWDSAAGKINIGDVVTGEVKRLVNFGAFVELLPGVEGLVHISQISHKHIGTPHEVLKEGQEVQVKVLDFNPSEKRVSLSIKETEEAPAPTAKPERRERQDRAPKEVLNNPNVSLSNEGLSFTLAERFGDKLDKFKGNN